The Paraburkholderia hospita DNA segment AACTGGGGTGCGAACCGCGCGCCGCGCGCAGGGCCCGAACCGCATGAATTCAGCTGAATATTGAAGCATAAGTGCCGGGGTGCCGCTGCTGCACGGCCAAAGCCCCGTCAACGCCAGGGAAATAAGGCCTTAACTATGGGCGATCAGGCGATTTGCAACAATAGGCCTTTCAGATATTCGCCTTCCGGGAATGCCGTCAGCAGCGGATGATCGACGCCCGCGCCGAGGCGCTTGAGAATGCGCGCATCAACGCGCGCATCGGCCGCCGCGCCGGCGACGATCTTCTGGAACAGCTCGGCATCGATCGCGCCCGAGCACGAATAGGTGAACAGCAGGCCGCCCGGCCGCAGCAGCTTGAGGCCGGTGAGGTTGATGTCTTTGTACGCGCGCGCGGCGCGGTCCACGTGCTCGCGCGACGGCGCGAATTTCGGCGGATCGAGCACGATCAGGTCGAAGCGCTCGCCGTCGTCGTACAGGCGGCGCAGCGTCTTGAACGCGTCGGCGTCGAGCCAGGTGGCGCGTTCGGCGTCGAAGCCGTTCGCCGTGACGTTTGCTTGCGCCAATGCTAGCGCCTCGCCAGACGAATCGATCGATACCACGCGCTTCGCGCCGCCCTTGAGCGCCGCCAGCGAGAAGCCGCCGGTGTAGCAGAAGCAGTTCAGCACGTCGCGGTCGTTCGACAGTTCCTGCACCAGCGCACGGTTGTCGCGCTGATCGACGTAGAAACCCGTCTTGTGGCCGTTGCGCACATCGACGTGATAGCGCACGCCGTTCTCGCTGGCGATCAGCGTTTCGGGCGGCGCGTCTCCGGCGAGCACGCCGACTGTCTGTTCGAGCCCTTCCTTTTCGCGGATCGACACGTCCGAACGCTCATAGACGTTCGGGCAGCCCGTCGCGCCGATCAGCGCCTGCACGATCGCGTCCTTCCACGCTTCGACGCCCGCTGCCATGAACTGACAGACGATCTGGCCACGCTTCGTTTCATCATCCTGGATGTAGTAGTCGACGATCAGCCCCGGCAAGCCGTCCGCCTCGCCGAAGATCAACCGCGTCGCGCCCGTGTTGTGCACCATCGACTGACGGTGCGCGAGCGCGCTCTGCACGCGGCGCTTGAAGAACGCGTGATCGACGGGTTCGCTTTCGTCGAAGCTCCAGACGCGCGCGCGGATCTGCGAATGCGGGCTGTACGCGGCGCGCGCGAGAAAACGGCCGTCGTGTGCGCGCACCAGCACAGTGGCGCCGGCGGCGGGCTTGCCGTCGACGCGATCGATCGCATTCGCGTAGACCCACGGATGGCGGCGCAGCAGCGATTTCTCTTTCGACGGTTTCAGCGTAACGGTATTCATGACTTCGTGAGGATTCGGCAGAACAATATGCCGCCGGAAGCGGCAAAGCAGATATGACTGGCTGCGTGACCTAAAGTCGGGCAGCGTCAGTCGCGTTTTTTGGCGCGCGGGTGCGCCTGATCGTAGATACGCGCGAGGTGCTGGAAATCGAGGCCGGTATAGACCTGGGTCGCGGCGATGCTCGCGTGGCCGAGCAGTTCCTGCACGGCGCGCAGATCCCCGCTCGATTGCAGCACGTGCGTCGCGAACGAATGGCGCAGCACGTGCGGATGAACATTGGCGGGAATGCCCGCCGTGAGCGCCATGCGCTTCACGCGATCGCGCACGACATTCGGCGACATCCGGTTCCCACGCGCCGACACGAACAGCGGATGCGGATCGAGCTTCAGCAGTTCGCCGCGCACGGCGAGCCACGCGCGCAGTGCATCGAGCGCCTTGCTGCCGACGGGCACCGTGCGCCGCCGGTTGCCTTTGCCGAGCACTTCGACTTCCGCTTCGTCGAGCTTCAGCCAGCCCGTCGAGCGATAGCCGTCGGCGTCGAAGAAATGCACGTCGAGGTTGACCAGCTCCGACAGACGCAAGCCCGACGAGTAGAAGAGTTCGAGCATCGCGTGATCGCGCGCGCCTTCGGCTGTGGCCGTCGCGGGGGCTTCCATCAACCTGTGTGCGTCATCGACGGAGAGCGCTTTGGGCAGCGTCTTCGCGCGTTTGGGTGCGCGTACCGTCGCGACCGGGTTCGCGGGCAACTCGATGCGTCCGGCGAGCCAGCGGTAGAACGCGCGCCACGCCGACAGCCGATGCCCGATCGAGCGCGCCGACAGCCCGCCCGCATGCGCGCGCGAAACGGCGCCGCGGATATCGGTAGCGGTGAGGCTTTCGAGCGGCCGTCCGTTCGCGAGCTTTTTCAGCTCATCAAGTTCGTGCGCGTAGGCGCGCAAGGTATGCGCCGACAACCGCCGCTCATGCTCGAGGCTCGACAGATAGGTGGCGATCGGGTCGGCGGATGTCACGTGGCGGACGCTCAGCGCGGCAGCAGACGGCTCAGCGCGGCGCTCGCGAGCGCGCCGATCTGCGTGAGGAAATCAGTGGCCATGCCGTCGTGAAAGCGGCGCGAATCGGGCGAGCCCATCACCAGCAGCCCGAACGCGGCGGCGTCATTGGACGCTTCCGGGTCGCGCAGCGCGATCAGGGCGATCGATTCGGTGCCGTTCACGGACACGCCGTCGCCCGGGGCCGCGGCGTCGCCGACCACGGCCGACACGGCGGGTGTCAGCCATTGCGCCGCCTCGAAGCCCGTATTCGAGCCGCAGTACGGCGTGGCGAGGCTGTTTGCGAAGATGCGCACTTCCTCACCGACGTGACGCGTGAATTCCGCCTGCGAGTACGGCTCGGACACTTCCCACACGCGCAGCGCCGCTTGCGGCACGTCGAACACGTCGCGCAGGCCCATGGCGATCGTGCGCGGCAGCGCGCCCGGATCGCGTTCGGCCATCACGCGCGTCGTCCAGCGGCCGAATTTCGACGCGATGCTGTCGTTTTCGTGTCCGTAACGCAGCAGTTCGGCGAGACGCCGCTCGAGATGCTTGTTCTTCTCGCGCAGCATGTCCATCTGACGTTCCTGCAGCGACACGGCAGCCTTGCCGTGCGGATTGGCGAGCCGCACGGACGCAAGCAGTTCCGCGTGCTCGGCGAAGAATTCGGGGTTGGCTAGCAGGTAGTCGGCGACTTCGCGTTCGTTCATGGTTTCAGCTTAATGGTTGCGCGCTTCGTTGCTGTCTTGCTGCCGCGCCACGCGGTCCAGCCTCCGCGCGGCGTTGATGCATTCAGTCGGCCAGCTCTATTTCGCCTTCGAACACCGTAGCGGCCGGGCCTGCCATCATCAGCGCGGATTCGGGCTTGCCGTCCCACGTGATGGTCAGTGTGCCGCCATGCGTGTGTACCTTGACGGGTGCGTCGAGCAAACCGCGGCGGATGCCTGCCGCGACGGCCGCACACGCGCCCGTGCCGCAGGCGAGCGTTTCACCCGCGCCGCGCTCGTAGACGCGCAGCTTGATCTCGCTGCGGCTGACGATCTGCATGAAGCCCGCGTTGACCCGCTGGGGGAAGCGCGGATGGTTTTCGATCACGGGACCGTCGATCAGCACAGGGAAGGCCTCGACGTCGTCCACGATCTGCACGGCGTGCGGATTGCCCATCGATACGACCGACACCCAGCGCGTCGCGCCGTTGACGTCGAGCGGATAGAGCGCGTCGTTGCCTTCGCCGCGCGCATCGAGTCCGCTTGCGTCGAACGGCACCTGAGCCGGCTCGAACACGGGCGCGCCCATGTCGACGACGACTTCGCCGTTTGCCTGCATGGTCAGCGTGATCACGCCTTTCTGGACCTGCACACGCACGCTCTGCTTGTCCGTGAGGCGCGTATCGCGCACGAACTTGACGAAGCAGCGCGCGCCGTTGCCGCAGTGCTCGACCTCGCCGCCGTCGCAATTGAAGATGCGGTATCTGAAATCGACGCCTTCGACGGTCGGCTTCTCGACCACCAGCAACTGGTCCGCGCCGACGCCGAAATGCCGGTTCGCGAGCGCGCGCACCTGCGCTTCCGTCAGATTGAGCGGTTGCGTGTAGCCGTCGAGCACGACGAAATCGTTGCCCGCGCCGTGCATCTTGGTGAATTTCAGTTTCATGCCGCTATTGTAAGTGACTGGCCGGACCTCTCGCCCACTGTGCGCCGCCGCGCTTCAGTAAAAACTCGGATCGCCGGGCGGGCGCGTCTTGAAGCGCTTGTGCACCCAGTAATACTGCTCGGGAATGCGCGGAATCTGCTCTTCGAGAAACTCGTTCATGCGGCGGGCGTCGGCGTCGTCGTCGCCCGTCGGATAGTTGTCCCACGGCTTGAACACCTTCAGCCGATAACCCTTGTAGTTCGGCAGCACTTCGCCGATGAACGGCACGACCTGCGCGCGTCCGACTTTCGCGAGACGCCCGACGGCCGTCAACGTACACGTCGGCACGCCGAAGAACGGCACGAAAGTCGAGTTGCGCATGCCGTAGTCCATGTCGGCGCCCAGCATCACCGGTTTGCGCTCGCGCAGCCAGCGCAGCACGATGCGCGCGCTGTCCGCGCGGCTGGCCATTTCGGCATCGAAACGGCCGCGCTGTGCTTTCGCGACTTCTTCGAGCTGCGGGTTCGACATCGGCTGATACAACGAACCGCACGTGCGCTTGAGCGAATAGTTCAGAAAAATCGAACCGGCTTCGATGCCGACGAAATGGAAACCCAGAAGCAGCGTGGGCGGCAGATCGGGATCGGTGAGATCGATTTCGCTGTCGACCTGGATCAGTTTCTCGAGCTTCTTCGCCGAGCCGAACCATTGCATGCTGCGCTCCAGATAGCTGCGGATCGCGTGCCGGAAGTGCTTTTGCGCGACTTCCTCACGGCGTTCGTCGCTCCACTCGGGGAAGCACAGTTTCAGGTTGATATGGACGATGCGGCGGCGGCGGCTCGGAATCTGGTAGAGCAGCCAGCCGAGGCCGTCGCCCAGACGCGCGACGAAGCCATACGGCAGCAAAGCGAACAGTTTGAGCAGACCAATGGCCAGGTTGACACCCAGACGGCTCAGCATGCGGCAGCTCCGATTTGTGCGCGAAACCACGCTGGGTAAAGAAAAGCAACAAAAGGGTCGATATACCGCACGCGCAGACACTCTGTGACAAAAGAAAGAAGTCGCTATAATAAGGGCTTCGCCGAGTTAATAGACAACTTGCGGGGCGAAGCCGACGGGCGTTTATCTTTCAGATAGCCGACCGACGGTTAGGAAATCCGCTAAAGCGTCGCCGCTTCAGGCTCGAAGCAGGCTACGTGAAACTCAACCGTAACCAACAAGGGAGCCTGTAACGTGGCTAACGACTACCTCTTTACTTCTGAATCCGTCTCCGAAGGCCATCCGGACAAGGTCGCCGACCAGATCTCGGACGCCATCCTCGACGCGATCCTCGCCCAGGACAAATACTCGCGCGTTGCCGCGGAAACGCTGTGCAACACGGGTCTCGTCGTGCTGGCGGGTGAAATCACCACGACTGCCAACGTCGATTACATCCAGGTCGCGCGCGATACGATCAAGCGCATCGGCTACGACAACACCGACTACGGCATCGACTACCGCGGCTGCGCGGTGCTCGTCGCGTACGACAAGCAATCGCCGGACATCGCGCAAGGCGTCGACCGCGCGCACGACAACAACCTCGATCAGGGTGCTGGCGACCAGGGCCTGATGTTCGGCTACGCATGCGACGAAACGCCCGAACTGATGCCGCTGCCGATCTACCTGTCGCACCGCCTCGTCGAGCGTCAGGCGAATCTGCGCCGCGACGGCCGTCTGCCCTGGCTGCGCCCGGACGCGAAGTCGCAGGTTACCGTTCGCTACGTCGACGGCAAGCCGCATTCGATCGACACCGTCGTTCTGTCTACGCAGCACGCACCGGAAATGGAACTGGCGCAACTGCGCGAAGCCGTGATCGAAGAGATCATCAAGCCGACGCTGCCTGCTGAGCTGATCAAGGGCGACATCAAGTTCCTCGTGAACCCGACCGGCCGGTTCGTGATCGGCGGCCCGCAAGGCGACTGCGGTCTGACGGGCCGCAAGATCATCGTCGACACGTACGGCGGCGCGGCTCCGCACGGCGGCGGCGCGTTCTCGGGCAAGGATCCGTCGAAGGTCGACCGCTCGGCTGCGTACGCTGGCCGCTATGTCGCGAAGAACATCGTCGCGGCGGGCCTCGCCTCGCGCGCGCTGATCCAGGTGTCGTATGCAATCGGCGTGGCACAGCCTACGTCCGTGATGGTCAACACGTTCGGCACGGGCCGCGTGTCGGATGCGACGATCACGCGTCTGGTTCAGGAACACTTCGACCTGCGTCCGAAGGGCATTGTCCAGATGCTCGACCTGCTGCGCCCGATCTACGAAAAGACGGCAGCTTACGGCCACTTTGGCCGCGAAGAGCCGGAATTCTCGTGGGAAGCGACCGACAAGGCACTCTTGCTGGCAGAAGCCGCCGGCACGGAGCCGGTTGCCGCTCTCGCCTGAGTGAAGCTGTGAATACGCCGCGCGGCTGATTGTCGCGCGGCGTTGTTCGTTCAGATGGCAGGAAGCGAAAACGCCCTGCATGCGCTGAGAAGCGCATGCAGGGCGTTTTGTTTTGGTGTGGCGGTTTCGTGCGAGCCGCGTGCGCAGGTCACACGCGCCACGACGCACTAATGGCCGCAGCGGCGCATCTATTGCATGCGAACGCGAAAACGAACGGGCGCGCGCTTAGCGCGCAAACGCGAACCAGCCTTCGCTCGTCACCGACAGACGGCGCGGACGGCGGCTCGTCGGATGCGGCGCGCTCGCGGGCTTGGCGGCACGCGGCGACACGCCGAGCATCCGCACGGGCGCCGGGTTGCGCAGCAAAGTACGCAGCGAGAAACGCCGCGACGCGCCTTGCATGCTCAGTGCGCTGAAGAAGGTGCGGAACCAGACTCGCACGTTATCGACGGGTTTCGCGTCGCGCAGTTGCTCGGCGAGCGCGCGTGTGCGCGCGGTATGGTGACGCAGCGCGCGCGCCACATGGCGGCGTGCGGGACGTGCGGCGTTGAACGCGTGGGTGATGCGAGTGCTCAATGGGCTGTGCATGGCTTTAGGAATCAGGCGACGTGACACGCGACGAAAGGTGCGGCAAATGCAGCACCATCCATGCCAGCGAGTGGGACGCAATAGCCTGAGGAAAGACGGAGTGAATCAGCAGCGGCTGCGAATGGCCGTGCCGATGGCGGGATAGCGTGTGTTGCAATCGACATGCACGACAGGCTACACGTGATTCGTGACCGTCGAAAGTCCGGAGGGATCAGGGTTTTTACGAGGACGAAGCCCCCACGATCGCGCCCTTTGCGCTCGACGAACGTGCACGGCTGCCCATCCGGCGTGCAGCGTCGCCCGTCCCGATCGCACGTCGGGCGCAAGAGAAACGCATGACTGGCGCCGGTACGATCGTGCCCGTTTTACAATGAGAAGCCGTTGTCGAACGAACGCTAGCTGAACGGAACGTCCATGTCAGTCCATTCGAAGAAAGAGCAGATCCAGGTGCTGCGGGATCAGGGTTACATCATCGTCCCGGGTCTCATCACGCCCGAGCGCTGCGCTGAGATGAAACAGATCGCGCGCCAGCAGTTGCAGGAAGCCGCCGATCCCGTCGAATTCGAAGCGGACCTGCGCTATCCGGGCGCGCCGGAGTCGAAGCACGCGCCGGGCGGTCATACGGTGCGGCGACTGCTGGACGCGTACGCGCGTCATCCGCACTTTGCCGCCTGGGCGACGGCGCCTGAGCTTCGCGGCTGGATGGAACTGTATTTCGGCGAAGAGCCGCGCCTGTCGCGCGCGCATCACAACTGCATGATGACCAAGCATCCCGCGTACGGCAGCCTGACGGGCTGGCATCGCGATGTGCGTTACTGGTCGTTCGAGCGGGACGATCTGGTGTCGGTGTGGCTGGCACTCGGCGACGAAACCGTCGATAACGGCGCGCTCTGGTTCGTGCCCGGCTCGCACTCGGCGGCATTCACGTCGGAGCGTTTCGACGACGCGAAGTTTTTCCGCTCCGATCTGCCCGAGAACGACGCATTGATCCAGAAAGCGGTGTCGCCCGCATTGAAGGCGGGCGACGTCGTTTTCTTCCACTGCAATACGCTGCATTCGGCAGGCAAGAATCTGTCCGATCAGGTGAAGTTCTCGCTGGTCTTCACCTATCACGGCGCGAGCAACGTGCCGCTGCCAGGCACACGCTCCGCGTCCAAGCCCGAAGTGGCGTTCTGAGCATTCAGCGTTTTAGCGCTTTGACGACGCGAGCCCGATTAATCCGGCGAGCGTCGCGACGATGCCGCCTGCGATCAGGAAGATGGTCTTGTTGGTCGGCGAGCCGGTGAACACGCGCGACACGTCGTTGCTGAACGAATGAAACGACTGGCCGCCGAAGTACAGCAGCACCACGCCGCCGGCGATCAATGCGAGCGAGATCGCTTTGGTCATGAACACTCCTCATCGTTGAATTACAGTGGCCGAAAGTCTAGGTGATGGGCGGCGCCGAGTCCATGTTCGCTTCCCGCAATGTGGGCGTCTGCAGCGAGCGCGGCGATTGGCTAACATAGCGTGTTGGGCCGCTGCTGCATGATTGCGCGCCGGTGTGATACCGGTATCAGATCGCGGATATCCGTGTATGGCATCTGCAAGGCGGCGCTTCGCTACAAAGCATCACCAATCACAACAAACACGCATTATTCACGCGATGCGCGCGCCGCATCGCAGACTCCACTCCTGTTCTCGACAAGGACACCATCGATGGCTTACGAAGCAGCTTCAGCACGCTATTCGGACATGCAGTACCGCGTTAGCGGCAAGTCAGGTCTCAAACTGCCGGCGCTGTCGCTCGGCCTGTGGCACAACTTCGGCGACACCACGCCGATCTCGACGCAACGTGACATCCTGCGCACGTCGTTCGATCTCGGCATCACGCACTTCGACCTCGCGAACAACTACGGCCCTCCGTACGGCAGCGCGGAAACCAACTTCGGCCGCATCTTCAAGGACGATTTCAAGCCGTATCGCGACGAACTGCTGATTTCGTCGAAGGCCGGCTGGGACATGTGGCCCGGCCCGTACGGCCAGGGCGGCGGCTCGCGCAAGTACATCCTCGCGAGCCTCGACCAGAGCCTGCAGCGCATGGGTCTCGACTACGTCGACATTTTCTATTCGCACCGCTTCGACGTCGACACGCCGCTCGAAGAAACGGCGGGTGCGCTCGCGAGCGCCGTGCAGCAGGGCAAGGCGTTGTACATCGGCATTTCGTCGTACTCCGCGCAGAAGACGCGCGAAATGGCGAAGCTGCTCGCTGAATACAAGGTGCCGCTGCTGATCCATCAGCCGGCGTACAACATGCTGAACCGCTGGATCGAAGAGGAACTGCTCGACGCGCTGGAAGAAACCGGCTCGGGCGCGATCGCTTTCACGCCGCTCGCGCAAGGCGTGCTGACGGGCAAGTACCTGAACGGCGTGCCGCAGGATGCGCGCGTCAACAAGGCGGGCGGCGGCTCGCTGAAGCAGGAACATCTGAGCGAGCAGAACATCGAGCGCGTACGCAAGCTCAACGACATCGCGCAGCGTCGCGGTCAGAGCCTCGCGCAGATGGCGCTTGCATGGACGCTGCGCGATCCGCGCGTGACGTCGGCGCTGATCGGCGCGAGCAAGCCCGAGCAGGTTCGCGAGAACGTTGCGGCGCTGAAGAACCTGTCGTTCACGGCGGAAGAGCTTGCCGAGATCGATCACTATGCGACGGAAGGCAGCGTGAACCTGTGGGAGAAGCCGTCGACGGATCAGCATGTCTGAAGGGTTTTTGCTTTCGCTGGCATTCGGAGGGCGGTGTTTTGCTGCGCAAGCTGTCTGGTTTGCAGGTGTTTTGCGCTGGCATCCGCGATTTGTTAGCGTGCTTCACGCGTCGCCCCTGTGCGGGGCGGCACCTACTTTTCTTTGCCGCCGCAAAGAAAAGTAGGCAAAAGAAAGCGGCTCACACCGCCAGCCCGTGCTCTTATCCACGGGCCCCCAACGGCCCCGTCCTTCACACGGCAGCGTATCGGTTCGCGTGCGTTGCCAACGTTCTCTCTATACTCCTCACCCGCTTCACGCCCCCGCGTCGCAGCATGCCGTGCCAGATAGTCCACCGCCGCCCAGGTGGCAAACTGTGTGTCGGCCCCCTGTGCTCCACGCGCCTCACTTCGGACGGATGGCGCATGCACTCCACCCTGTAAGAGCGCTCACGCCTACGACGCGACAACCTACACAAAGTTTGCCACCTGGGCGGCACAAACCATTCGCTGCCGCTTGCCCGTGCACGGGTATTCGAAGCGGGTGAGGCGTTGATTTGAAGCGTTGGCAACGCACGCGAACAAGGGCGCTGCCGTGTGAAGCGTGGGGACGTTGGGGGCACGTGGATAGGAAGATGGGCTAGCGGTGTGAGCCGCTTTCTTTTGCCTACTTTTCTTTGCGGCGGCAAAGAAAAGTAGGTGCCGCCCCGCACAGGGGCGACGCGTGAACCTGGATAACAACTCGCGGATGCCAGCGCAAAACACATGCAAGCCAGACAGCTTGCGCGGCAAACACCGCCCTCCGGTTGCCAGCGCAAAACACCTGCAAACCAGACAGCTTGCGCAGCAAAACACCGCCCTCCGGATGCCAGCGCAAATGCAAGAATAAAAAACAAAAGCAAACCGCTACACCAGCGCAGGCAGCCCCTCCACCAGCACGACCGCAAACACCACACCCAGCAGCGCGCCAAGAACGCGCAGCGTGTTGTGCCTGAACTCGGTTTTGCAGGGCAGCGCGCCAAGGAACAGCGCCCCGGCCAGCGCCATCGGAATGACCAGAATGAAATCACCGATCGTGAAGTAGTGCATGCCTGTCTCCTTTGTGTACTCGTCTGACGCGACTGCATGCGGCGCGCCTGACTACCAGTATAGGAGACGGTATCGATGCGTTTGGTGGGCTGGAGCGCACGCGGGCTTCTGTCCCTCGCGGCGCACAGCCAGGCGGGACAAGGCTTTGCGCCATGTGCATGGCGACGCTCGAAATCCCGCGCTGTGCAAACGCCCGCTTACGCCTACCTTTCCGAATATGCGCTTTATCGGTGGAAACGCGAGCGGGCGCGGCGTTCGTTGGATGAACGCCATGTAACGTCTACGCCATGTCGACGCGCTCGCGAGCGCGCAGCCGCGCCGACGCCAGTATGCCGACCACCAGCAATCCGCCGACGAGCGCGGCAACCCCCGTCCACGCATAAGTCGCCCACACGCGCCCGCCATACGAGCCGACGATGCTCGATCCGAGGTAATACGCGAGCAGATACAGCGCGGCCGCCTGTCCTTTCGCTTCCTTCGCGATCCGGCCGACCCAGCCGCTTGCGACCGCGTGTCCTGCGAAGAAGCCGAACGTCACGCAGGCGATCCCGCACGCGATCAGCGCAAGCGACTGCGTGACCGTCAACAGCAAACCGCACAGCATGATGACGATGCTGCCGATCAGCACGCGCCCGCGCCCGAACGTGTCGGCCATGCGACCCGACCACGGCGACGCGACGACGCCCGTCAGATACACGACGAAGATCCCGCCGATAGCCGTCTGACTCAACCCGAACGGCGGCGCGAGCAGGCGGTAGCCGATGTAGTTGTAGAGCGTCACGAAGCTGCCCATCAGCACGAAGCCCATCAGAAACAGCAGCGGCAAACCGGGTCGTCCTAGATGCTTCACGAGCGCCGTGCGGTGATGCGAGAAGCCGAGTCCGCGGCGCGGGACGAAGTGGCGCGACGGCGGCAGCAGCGAGCGGAACGCGAGCATCGACAGAATGCCGAGTACGCCGATCGTGCCGATCGCGACGCGCCACGAGAACAGATCCGCGACGACGCCCGTAATCACACGCCCCGCCATCCCGCCGATCGCCGTGCCACCCACGTACAGGCCCATCGCGAGGCCGAGGCCGTCGGGATGCACTTCCTCTGCGAGATAGGCCATCGCGACGGCGGGCACGCCGCCGAGCGCCAGCCCTTCGAGCGCACGCAGCAACAACAGTGCGTGCCATTGCGGCGTGAACGCGACCGCGAGCGTCAGCAGCGAAGAAGCGGTGAGCGAAGCCGTCATCAGCCGATGGCGGCTCCATCCCTCCGACACGAAGCCCGCGACGAGAACGGCGAGCGCGAGCGCCGCCGTCGTCAGCGACAACGACAGGCTGCTTTGCGCGGGGCTGACATCGAATGAAGCGGAGAACGCGGGCAACAGCGGCTGCACGCAATAGAGCAGTGAGAACGTCGCGTAGCCGGCGAACAGCAGCGCGAGACTGGCGCGCCAGTAGGCGCGCGTGCCGCGCTCGAGATACGGCGCGCCGGTGGAGGAAGCAGAAGAGGATGAAG contains these protein-coding regions:
- the metK gene encoding methionine adenosyltransferase — encoded protein: MANDYLFTSESVSEGHPDKVADQISDAILDAILAQDKYSRVAAETLCNTGLVVLAGEITTTANVDYIQVARDTIKRIGYDNTDYGIDYRGCAVLVAYDKQSPDIAQGVDRAHDNNLDQGAGDQGLMFGYACDETPELMPLPIYLSHRLVERQANLRRDGRLPWLRPDAKSQVTVRYVDGKPHSIDTVVLSTQHAPEMELAQLREAVIEEIIKPTLPAELIKGDIKFLVNPTGRFVIGGPQGDCGLTGRKIIVDTYGGAAPHGGGAFSGKDPSKVDRSAAYAGRYVAKNIVAAGLASRALIQVSYAIGVAQPTSVMVNTFGTGRVSDATITRLVQEHFDLRPKGIVQMLDLLRPIYEKTAAYGHFGREEPEFSWEATDKALLLAEAAGTEPVAALA
- the mgrA gene encoding L-glyceraldehyde 3-phosphate reductase encodes the protein MAYEAASARYSDMQYRVSGKSGLKLPALSLGLWHNFGDTTPISTQRDILRTSFDLGITHFDLANNYGPPYGSAETNFGRIFKDDFKPYRDELLISSKAGWDMWPGPYGQGGGSRKYILASLDQSLQRMGLDYVDIFYSHRFDVDTPLEETAGALASAVQQGKALYIGISSYSAQKTREMAKLLAEYKVPLLIHQPAYNMLNRWIEEELLDALEETGSGAIAFTPLAQGVLTGKYLNGVPQDARVNKAGGGSLKQEHLSEQNIERVRKLNDIAQRRGQSLAQMALAWTLRDPRVTSALIGASKPEQVRENVAALKNLSFTAEELAEIDHYATEGSVNLWEKPSTDQHV
- the xerC gene encoding tyrosine recombinase XerC produces the protein MTSADPIATYLSSLEHERRLSAHTLRAYAHELDELKKLANGRPLESLTATDIRGAVSRAHAGGLSARSIGHRLSAWRAFYRWLAGRIELPANPVATVRAPKRAKTLPKALSVDDAHRLMEAPATATAEGARDHAMLELFYSSGLRLSELVNLDVHFFDADGYRSTGWLKLDEAEVEVLGKGNRRRTVPVGSKALDALRAWLAVRGELLKLDPHPLFVSARGNRMSPNVVRDRVKRMALTAGIPANVHPHVLRHSFATHVLQSSGDLRAVQELLGHASIAATQVYTGLDFQHLARIYDQAHPRAKKRD
- a CDS encoding DUF3185 family protein; translated protein: MTKAISLALIAGGVVLLYFGGQSFHSFSNDVSRVFTGSPTNKTIFLIAGGIVATLAGLIGLASSKR
- a CDS encoding phytanoyl-CoA dioxygenase family protein; its protein translation is MSVHSKKEQIQVLRDQGYIIVPGLITPERCAEMKQIARQQLQEAADPVEFEADLRYPGAPESKHAPGGHTVRRLLDAYARHPHFAAWATAPELRGWMELYFGEEPRLSRAHHNCMMTKHPAYGSLTGWHRDVRYWSFERDDLVSVWLALGDETVDNGALWFVPGSHSAAFTSERFDDAKFFRSDLPENDALIQKAVSPALKAGDVVFFHCNTLHSAGKNLSDQVKFSLVFTYHGASNVPLPGTRSASKPEVAF
- a CDS encoding lipid A biosynthesis lauroyl acyltransferase; protein product: MLSRLGVNLAIGLLKLFALLPYGFVARLGDGLGWLLYQIPSRRRRIVHINLKLCFPEWSDERREEVAQKHFRHAIRSYLERSMQWFGSAKKLEKLIQVDSEIDLTDPDLPPTLLLGFHFVGIEAGSIFLNYSLKRTCGSLYQPMSNPQLEEVAKAQRGRFDAEMASRADSARIVLRWLRERKPVMLGADMDYGMRNSTFVPFFGVPTCTLTAVGRLAKVGRAQVVPFIGEVLPNYKGYRLKVFKPWDNYPTGDDDADARRMNEFLEEQIPRIPEQYYWVHKRFKTRPPGDPSFY
- a CDS encoding class I SAM-dependent rRNA methyltransferase translates to MNTVTLKPSKEKSLLRRHPWVYANAIDRVDGKPAAGATVLVRAHDGRFLARAAYSPHSQIRARVWSFDESEPVDHAFFKRRVQSALAHRQSMVHNTGATRLIFGEADGLPGLIVDYYIQDDETKRGQIVCQFMAAGVEAWKDAIVQALIGATGCPNVYERSDVSIREKEGLEQTVGVLAGDAPPETLIASENGVRYHVDVRNGHKTGFYVDQRDNRALVQELSNDRDVLNCFCYTGGFSLAALKGGAKRVVSIDSSGEALALAQANVTANGFDAERATWLDADAFKTLRRLYDDGERFDLIVLDPPKFAPSREHVDRAARAYKDINLTGLKLLRPGGLLFTYSCSGAIDAELFQKIVAGAAADARVDARILKRLGAGVDHPLLTAFPEGEYLKGLLLQIA
- a CDS encoding MFS transporter translates to MTASSDPSRPADSSSFASSSSASSTGAPYLERGTRAYWRASLALLFAGYATFSLLYCVQPLLPAFSASFDVSPAQSSLSLSLTTAALALAVLVAGFVSEGWSRHRLMTASLTASSLLTLAVAFTPQWHALLLLRALEGLALGGVPAVAMAYLAEEVHPDGLGLAMGLYVGGTAIGGMAGRVITGVVADLFSWRVAIGTIGVLGILSMLAFRSLLPPSRHFVPRRGLGFSHHRTALVKHLGRPGLPLLFLMGFVLMGSFVTLYNYIGYRLLAPPFGLSQTAIGGIFVVYLTGVVASPWSGRMADTFGRGRVLIGSIVIMLCGLLLTVTQSLALIACGIACVTFGFFAGHAVASGWVGRIAKEAKGQAAALYLLAYYLGSSIVGSYGGRVWATYAWTGVAALVGGLLVVGILASARLRARERVDMA
- a CDS encoding DUF484 family protein, coding for MNEREVADYLLANPEFFAEHAELLASVRLANPHGKAAVSLQERQMDMLREKNKHLERRLAELLRYGHENDSIASKFGRWTTRVMAERDPGALPRTIAMGLRDVFDVPQAALRVWEVSEPYSQAEFTRHVGEEVRIFANSLATPYCGSNTGFEAAQWLTPAVSAVVGDAAAPGDGVSVNGTESIALIALRDPEASNDAAAFGLLVMGSPDSRRFHDGMATDFLTQIGALASAALSRLLPR
- the dapF gene encoding diaminopimelate epimerase, whose amino-acid sequence is MKLKFTKMHGAGNDFVVLDGYTQPLNLTEAQVRALANRHFGVGADQLLVVEKPTVEGVDFRYRIFNCDGGEVEHCGNGARCFVKFVRDTRLTDKQSVRVQVQKGVITLTMQANGEVVVDMGAPVFEPAQVPFDASGLDARGEGNDALYPLDVNGATRWVSVVSMGNPHAVQIVDDVEAFPVLIDGPVIENHPRFPQRVNAGFMQIVSRSEIKLRVYERGAGETLACGTGACAAVAAGIRRGLLDAPVKVHTHGGTLTITWDGKPESALMMAGPAATVFEGEIELAD